In one window of Allorhodopirellula heiligendammensis DNA:
- a CDS encoding DEAD/DEAH box helicase, whose translation MFNELESIRNRLLAYIESAYHLSDPQLVGLRRELLEQPEVLCHAPFIESSARYAIGKPYSELNIPTEAEQLLSFLATKEGGGIVFPQPYQHQAQALEAVLGNELRHTIVTTGTGSGKTETFLLPIMGRLGREAARSPGSFETRAVRALLLYPMNALVNDQLSRLRRLFGAPTTRDWFKQHGGRPVKFGRYTSRTPFPGVIPDDTKRISQKLAGLRFYVDLERRAADGVQDAIELLGAMRAMGKWPAKDIGNDPGLARWLGSGGAWKDANGNLRRAVENPDDTELLARHEMQASAPDLLVTNYSMLEYMMLRPIERSIFQQTRDYFVANPNERFILVLDEAHLYRGAQGTEVAMLIRRLRHRLELSADQFQVITTSASFEDGEQAKKFAAGLTGTNATDFACLQGTKEPAEPSFAGDEATAQTLAAVDLGELLSDDAIERAKAIAPMLVLSAVSLEERVYELQSNPHDSTQVKSKVSLVGLTKEGELREESLILATGGRKQTEHAYLTIVSMTCSDPKVTVEAIRDGGFRECVVRSDNDELSFGKQLHFGMARILNELLRPLPVTGRLVNLTSATEDLHDQETHSDLGAQEIGRLASRLFPDCGSEHAKTATDVLVEAASMARATPEGSPLIAARVHRFFRGIPGIWACADRYCSALPAAARGKGPTGKLTVQPRRECECGSRVFELLACRNCGTAMFQAYVQNVRKPTYLWTEDVGEIDDAEDAVQPIQLCLIEPENPDGTRGRWLEPKTGRLFTNATDSPSCREVFVPELQAGVQRKAGLFGTCPRCRVQHAKISDMATKGDEPFQHLVSAQLMSQPPTPGNETALQGRKLLVFSDGRQPASRLAGKLKSNSLRDSVRPLLIRGLRYVAERWFEGRTRDISISHAYAALLCGAFSQEVSLRPSLKEREQENFKRAISAVEQLCQSRKGSRAAFLDVSEQIAEQTPADLLISLHEVMFNPLSGMQSLALGKFVPLLPDYVWELMSSLPAPEQPAQLQSEGEWRKALLDFWIGCMVRVRAVRLPGTPLEWIGTREGGVRIQRSAGKFNTLMTQRVSPSFYRANLSGGNAGTGIWQVFLQERLGCCLTADEYVLDPKRIAIDFDTTSWFRCDNCTSALPCDPFDTDICSECGCEGMLQELSRENRSVHDVFMTRKGFYRKDVDDTSIDLRPFVAEEHTAAIGAIESQDAFSRAEWHEMRFQDLDVDGPGGEPGGIVDILSCTTTMEVGIDIGSLTAVALRNVPPNRANYQQRAGRAGRRGSALSTVITYADQGTHDQRYFRHPAEMISGPVKDPVLNLENSEIVRRHGFALLLGLFQRERIDGTDATQQTSNLFSSLGKVEDFRFGGPEEFSYRGLASWLEANGESLLQSLKQIVPREFLQSDAADSIEAIPSLLLAELTKIGCGEATPEPVETPEERNKSAFAMPDDVFYDEGYDDTTAAGNATNEVSPEIPETGRQTVNLLDRLFEKATLPSYAFPTDVVSMTVFDTNRSKPFRRPVIKYAPQRGLEQALSSYAPGREIFIDGKRFYSFALYSPMFGDLKRAWEQRKLYFECEKCGYARLEELDSGYMEDQRLACPSCGDQSGLGPAITWMVPPGFAHPAEMEEELAVDQPPDYTRPTQAKLKAPFNDPDLPGEDYEFGNRGFTVWTKKEDLFLTNRGAEGPIDRGFILCTWCGRIEPAGWRDPDRAYLNNSYRTRARIPHPKPFPNHREKPNCTGLMKIVSLGTTFRSDVSLFRFRMGDNVMLMPGTSLAKICLTTIAQAVALVAAEDLELDRGNIGAEFRAAQTPGGKQGTEVDLYLYDTTPGGAGFVKAAVRDPVKLLADASALLKACSCGTSCYKCLRSYDNRFLHQDLDREIGAALLDHILGRSEKPSLDELTESKLLETMAVDLRDHGETVVVKPGHLILESQGDKVIVISHALLPGVPATEAAKQASQSGRNVAQPIDHLCIKRALPVAVERCGTSVRNEITASTPLPEGLKRSDSGIPLHNCRSVASGSATGQPRAELSIAGYQPDQVILLEVDGPQMERFSLSVGEEKVNLNPGTVLVFERCDEQMNQSKHDRQMWLIESPTEAFRATRCSVTFAICQWSKWQEKDTVQIRYLSASRNATGQRVSPETIKVIGRPIGLVRRGVYHSLA comes from the coding sequence ATGTTCAACGAACTGGAATCCATTCGCAATCGTTTGCTTGCTTACATTGAGTCGGCGTATCACTTGTCGGACCCGCAATTGGTCGGGTTACGTCGCGAGCTGTTGGAACAGCCGGAAGTGCTGTGCCATGCTCCGTTCATCGAAAGCTCGGCACGCTACGCGATCGGCAAGCCCTACAGTGAACTGAACATTCCGACCGAAGCGGAACAGTTGCTGTCGTTCTTGGCGACCAAGGAAGGCGGTGGCATCGTCTTCCCCCAACCTTACCAACACCAAGCACAGGCATTGGAGGCGGTACTGGGCAATGAATTGCGACACACAATCGTGACCACCGGGACCGGCTCGGGAAAAACCGAAACGTTTCTGCTGCCGATTATGGGCCGACTTGGTCGCGAGGCGGCACGGTCGCCAGGCTCGTTTGAGACGCGGGCCGTTCGAGCGTTGCTGCTATATCCGATGAACGCCTTGGTCAATGATCAACTATCGCGTTTGCGTCGTCTGTTTGGGGCACCGACGACTCGTGATTGGTTCAAACAGCACGGCGGCCGGCCAGTGAAGTTTGGACGCTATACAAGTCGGACACCGTTTCCCGGCGTGATTCCTGATGACACGAAACGCATCTCGCAAAAACTCGCTGGCCTACGGTTTTACGTGGACCTTGAACGACGAGCGGCGGACGGAGTTCAGGATGCAATCGAGCTGCTTGGCGCGATGCGAGCGATGGGAAAATGGCCCGCGAAGGATATCGGCAACGATCCCGGCCTGGCTCGTTGGCTTGGCTCGGGTGGGGCATGGAAAGATGCCAACGGCAACCTTCGACGCGCGGTGGAAAATCCCGACGATACCGAATTGCTAGCCCGTCATGAGATGCAGGCATCGGCACCAGACCTTTTGGTGACAAACTATTCGATGCTCGAATACATGATGCTGCGACCGATCGAGCGTTCGATCTTTCAGCAAACTCGTGACTACTTCGTCGCGAATCCAAATGAACGTTTCATTCTCGTTCTCGATGAAGCTCACTTGTATCGCGGTGCCCAAGGTACCGAAGTTGCGATGCTGATTCGTCGCCTGCGGCACCGCTTAGAATTGTCCGCCGATCAATTCCAAGTCATCACGACCAGTGCATCGTTTGAAGATGGAGAGCAAGCGAAGAAATTCGCGGCTGGCCTGACGGGCACGAACGCCACGGATTTTGCCTGTCTGCAAGGTACCAAGGAACCGGCCGAGCCCTCGTTCGCGGGAGACGAAGCCACCGCTCAGACACTGGCTGCGGTCGATTTGGGCGAACTACTCTCCGACGATGCAATCGAACGCGCAAAGGCGATTGCTCCGATGCTGGTTCTCAGTGCAGTCAGTTTGGAGGAACGAGTCTATGAACTTCAATCGAACCCGCATGATTCCACTCAAGTCAAAAGCAAAGTGAGTCTGGTTGGACTCACGAAGGAGGGAGAACTTCGTGAAGAGTCTCTGATTCTCGCGACGGGAGGTCGGAAGCAAACCGAACACGCATACCTAACGATCGTTTCGATGACTTGTTCAGATCCGAAGGTAACCGTCGAAGCGATTCGTGACGGTGGTTTTCGCGAATGCGTCGTTCGAAGCGACAACGACGAACTGTCGTTTGGCAAGCAGCTTCACTTCGGCATGGCTCGCATCCTTAATGAATTGCTGCGTCCGTTGCCCGTTACCGGAAGGTTGGTCAATTTGACCTCAGCAACCGAGGACCTGCATGATCAAGAGACGCACTCAGATCTGGGAGCACAGGAGATTGGTCGCTTAGCATCACGATTGTTCCCTGACTGCGGCTCTGAACACGCCAAAACGGCGACAGACGTTCTCGTCGAGGCCGCTTCCATGGCGCGAGCGACTCCCGAAGGCTCGCCTTTGATTGCAGCTCGTGTCCACCGCTTCTTTCGCGGTATCCCAGGAATCTGGGCGTGTGCGGATCGTTATTGCTCCGCTTTGCCAGCGGCGGCGAGAGGGAAGGGGCCGACGGGAAAACTAACTGTCCAGCCTCGTCGCGAATGCGAGTGCGGAAGCCGGGTCTTTGAGCTGTTGGCCTGCCGAAACTGTGGTACCGCGATGTTTCAAGCCTACGTTCAAAACGTTCGCAAGCCGACTTACCTTTGGACGGAAGATGTGGGGGAAATCGACGATGCTGAAGACGCCGTTCAGCCGATTCAGTTGTGCCTGATCGAACCAGAGAATCCCGATGGAACCCGCGGAAGGTGGCTGGAGCCAAAGACAGGCCGATTGTTCACGAATGCAACCGACTCGCCGTCTTGTCGCGAAGTCTTTGTTCCTGAACTTCAAGCGGGGGTTCAGCGGAAAGCCGGCTTGTTCGGAACGTGCCCACGGTGCCGTGTCCAGCACGCAAAGATTTCCGACATGGCGACCAAGGGCGATGAACCATTCCAACACTTGGTCTCCGCTCAGTTAATGTCGCAACCGCCGACTCCTGGTAATGAAACCGCGCTCCAGGGACGAAAGCTCCTTGTATTCTCTGATGGGCGACAACCAGCCTCGCGGCTCGCTGGAAAGCTGAAGTCGAATTCACTCCGGGATTCTGTGCGGCCGCTTCTGATCCGTGGGCTTCGCTACGTTGCTGAAAGGTGGTTTGAAGGAAGAACCCGTGACATCTCAATTTCGCATGCCTATGCCGCCTTGCTCTGCGGAGCGTTTTCTCAAGAAGTCTCGCTGCGTCCGAGTTTGAAGGAACGTGAGCAAGAAAATTTCAAGCGAGCAATTTCGGCAGTTGAGCAGCTCTGTCAATCACGCAAAGGGAGTCGCGCCGCATTCCTCGATGTATCGGAGCAAATCGCCGAACAGACGCCTGCGGACTTGCTGATCTCATTGCACGAGGTCATGTTCAACCCGCTCAGCGGCATGCAAAGTCTCGCGTTGGGGAAGTTCGTTCCCCTTTTGCCAGACTACGTTTGGGAACTGATGTCTTCCTTACCGGCTCCTGAACAGCCAGCCCAACTGCAATCAGAAGGTGAGTGGCGAAAAGCGTTGCTCGATTTTTGGATCGGATGCATGGTTCGAGTGCGAGCCGTTCGCCTGCCGGGGACACCCCTGGAATGGATCGGAACACGCGAGGGTGGCGTTAGGATTCAGCGAAGCGCCGGCAAATTCAACACCTTGATGACACAACGTGTTTCACCATCCTTTTACCGAGCCAACCTATCCGGCGGAAACGCTGGCACTGGGATCTGGCAAGTGTTCCTCCAGGAACGACTGGGGTGTTGCCTTACTGCTGATGAATACGTTCTTGATCCAAAAAGGATCGCGATTGATTTCGACACGACATCGTGGTTTCGGTGCGATAACTGCACGTCGGCTTTACCCTGCGATCCATTCGATACCGACATTTGTTCCGAATGTGGTTGTGAGGGAATGCTTCAGGAACTCTCGCGAGAAAACCGCAGCGTTCATGATGTCTTCATGACTCGCAAAGGATTCTATCGAAAGGATGTCGATGACACATCAATCGACCTTCGACCATTTGTTGCGGAAGAACACACAGCAGCCATTGGAGCCATTGAGTCGCAAGATGCTTTTTCGCGCGCCGAGTGGCACGAAATGCGTTTTCAAGATTTGGATGTAGACGGTCCCGGTGGAGAACCCGGAGGGATCGTTGATATCCTGAGCTGCACAACCACAATGGAAGTTGGGATCGATATCGGCAGTCTTACGGCCGTGGCTCTGCGAAACGTTCCCCCGAACCGTGCCAACTATCAACAAAGAGCTGGGCGAGCGGGACGCCGAGGGTCGGCATTGTCGACGGTTATCACGTACGCCGATCAGGGAACTCACGACCAGCGTTACTTCCGGCATCCGGCCGAAATGATTAGCGGCCCTGTCAAAGATCCCGTCTTGAACCTTGAGAATTCAGAGATTGTCCGTCGGCATGGGTTCGCACTGCTTCTAGGCCTGTTTCAACGTGAGCGAATCGATGGGACTGACGCAACGCAGCAGACCTCCAATCTTTTCTCGTCTCTCGGAAAAGTTGAGGACTTCCGCTTCGGCGGTCCCGAAGAGTTCAGCTACCGTGGTTTGGCCAGTTGGCTAGAAGCCAATGGAGAATCGCTGCTTCAATCCTTAAAGCAGATTGTCCCACGCGAGTTCTTGCAAAGCGACGCGGCGGATTCGATAGAAGCAATTCCATCATTGCTTCTAGCCGAACTAACCAAGATCGGTTGCGGGGAGGCGACACCGGAGCCGGTTGAAACGCCAGAAGAACGTAACAAGTCGGCTTTCGCCATGCCGGACGATGTATTCTACGACGAAGGGTACGACGATACGACAGCGGCTGGAAACGCGACGAATGAGGTAAGTCCGGAGATCCCGGAAACAGGCCGTCAAACGGTCAACCTGCTCGACCGTCTATTCGAGAAGGCGACGCTTCCGTCCTACGCTTTCCCAACGGACGTGGTTAGCATGACGGTGTTCGATACCAACCGTTCCAAGCCATTTCGCCGTCCTGTGATCAAGTACGCGCCGCAGCGTGGACTGGAACAAGCGTTATCGAGCTACGCACCCGGTCGCGAGATCTTTATCGACGGAAAACGGTTCTACTCATTTGCTCTTTACAGTCCAATGTTTGGCGATTTGAAAAGAGCTTGGGAGCAACGCAAGCTATATTTTGAGTGTGAAAAATGCGGGTACGCTCGACTAGAGGAACTTGATTCCGGATACATGGAAGACCAAAGGCTTGCATGTCCTTCCTGTGGCGATCAGTCAGGACTTGGTCCTGCGATCACTTGGATGGTCCCACCTGGATTCGCCCATCCAGCCGAGATGGAGGAGGAATTGGCTGTCGACCAGCCTCCAGACTACACACGTCCGACCCAAGCAAAACTGAAGGCACCGTTTAACGATCCAGACTTACCCGGCGAAGACTATGAATTCGGAAACCGTGGTTTCACAGTGTGGACCAAAAAAGAGGACTTGTTCCTGACCAACCGAGGCGCGGAGGGGCCCATTGATCGTGGATTCATACTTTGCACTTGGTGCGGCCGAATCGAACCGGCCGGATGGCGTGACCCAGACCGGGCGTATCTGAACAATTCCTATCGGACTCGCGCGAGAATCCCACATCCCAAACCGTTCCCGAATCATCGTGAAAAGCCGAATTGCACAGGTTTGATGAAGATTGTCAGCCTTGGAACAACGTTTCGGTCAGACGTATCGCTGTTTCGTTTCCGCATGGGCGACAACGTGATGTTGATGCCGGGAACTTCTCTCGCAAAAATTTGCTTGACGACAATCGCACAAGCGGTCGCACTCGTCGCCGCCGAAGACCTGGAACTTGATCGCGGGAACATCGGAGCTGAATTCCGTGCGGCCCAAACCCCTGGTGGCAAACAGGGAACCGAGGTGGATCTCTACCTCTACGACACGACACCTGGCGGTGCGGGATTCGTTAAGGCAGCCGTCCGTGACCCGGTCAAACTGCTTGCGGATGCTTCTGCTCTATTGAAAGCCTGCAGCTGCGGAACATCCTGTTACAAGTGCCTTCGCTCGTACGACAATCGTTTTTTACACCAAGACTTGGATCGTGAAATTGGTGCTGCACTTCTCGACCACATTCTTGGTCGCAGCGAGAAACCGTCGCTTGACGAACTAACGGAATCAAAGTTGCTGGAGACAATGGCCGTCGATTTAAGAGACCATGGCGAAACCGTGGTGGTCAAGCCTGGACATCTTATTCTCGAGTCACAAGGCGACAAAGTGATTGTGATCTCCCATGCTCTCCTACCTGGTGTGCCGGCAACGGAGGCCGCTAAGCAGGCCAGCCAATCCGGCCGTAACGTTGCCCAGCCAATTGACCATTTGTGCATCAAGCGAGCGTTACCAGTTGCCGTCGAGCGTTGCGGCACGTCGGTCCGGAATGAAATCACCGCATCGACTCCGCTTCCGGAAGGTTTGAAACGCAGCGATAGTGGGATTCCTCTCCACAATTGCCGCAGTGTGGCGTCGGGCTCAGCGACCGGTCAACCAAGAGCGGAGCTGAGTATCGCTGGCTATCAACCAGATCAGGTGATCCTGCTTGAAGTCGACGGCCCCCAAATGGAAAGATTCTCGCTTTCGGTCGGTGAAGAGAAAGTGAACTTGAATCCCGGCACGGTGCTTGTCTTTGAGCGATGCGACGAGCAGATGAATCAATCGAAGCACGATCGACAAATGTGGCTAATCGAATCGCCGACCGAGGCTTTCCGTGCCACCCGATGCTCGGTCACCTTTGCCATTTGCCAATGGAGTAAATGGCAAGAAAAAGACACTGTGCAAATCAGGTATTTATCAGCAAGTCGCAATGCCACCGGCCAGCGTGTGTCGCCCGAGACGATCAAAGTGATCGGTCGACCAATCGGGTTGGTTCGGCGTGGTGTTTACCATTCACTCGCCTGA
- a CDS encoding DEAD/DEAH box helicase yields MSKPPEIIDQFERAMHGVQAMRRYVERLACPIQGGSGIRAHFYPHQIQNVQRILSATRIRHLIADEVGMGKTIQALMVASAMRLQREHLRVRVIVGRSELQSQWSEEVCRSHVVIWDKSESVFGETWFEVVTESSIDSLANTFSANAFDLLIIDEPQSLKVETLRFIAEHSEEFASLLLLTASPNLSNAERFCELLQILEPQRIERARREIDRDPFHDEVTWSKSRLRDLEEAELLEIFDRFDQSCAAVTDGIIDPDFVPEGASAAFSEIAIHRRSRMLTDLSWRYRRVLRSYREDYPDHLPRRHPRSFDQIEPTESETRRVSLAIRYAEDQFRLDTERASVFLRRASVGSESFQSQLRTLRQNEDRGTSQIEELLKVTSRANADARLDFLVDWLVRFWRDDPTREVLVAAQDNATVEELEREIEWRIPMIGPRDHRRPLRIATARDSFSASSEIEDDSPRTSEALRSMASSQLREFKMGGKQLLIATDSFRQSYNLQSADALIFYSLPWRPEDVDQWIGRVDRLGRGFVAPEVRKSPPKPVKIVTIHRNGDPTKSVEQVFNEYRVLESAVDMDRELADDISTRISSEIWSRDTALEKPPAITRKVREVQPPSGSIWSVSNAISVHSEIAFGDALEPQLRHTKPLGFVSNQQEQCLASWIKLLEQHQQAAAWKVSKKYTDGSRRGAIYTLSQMDCVGISLPSLEDRSQSFPAFFLARRNVYSPPRLRVVTGKKEGQDREVLLQFLSHGSSLHEELIQTYRDDGRVTTPLGITLFAIGPRHFPNGTSLIPGNYPVGVGFIDAAYAYQRVSPTSLIAEAFSDETGSRRKQMRANQAIQFQAGIEADQRFIRMVASTKSCCLAFFSDGKPCSERDAADLMTANWSRDERPNTNNNPVAPKLHEGLPPHFKAAIAAELKRFWGQSMDELTELVAERIEMIRVEAFDVAWNLQAAINEANRQIEQLQSAPSEQNKQTIQLTYLPRVSMLREALQISEHACRLRCDLLEKSLEHLQHPSPTSVYLQAVAVVGMQNDPVPLPEEPDDDAEVSLMASEFATASPPQQESTIIDKPNKPR; encoded by the coding sequence ATGAGCAAGCCGCCCGAAATCATAGACCAATTTGAGCGAGCGATGCATGGCGTCCAAGCGATGCGGCGCTACGTCGAACGTCTTGCATGCCCCATTCAAGGCGGTTCAGGGATCCGAGCACACTTCTATCCTCATCAAATTCAGAACGTGCAACGGATCCTATCAGCAACAAGAATCCGACACCTAATCGCTGATGAGGTCGGAATGGGCAAAACGATCCAAGCGTTGATGGTTGCCAGTGCTATGCGACTGCAGCGAGAGCACTTGCGAGTCCGAGTCATCGTAGGACGGAGTGAACTGCAATCACAATGGTCCGAAGAAGTCTGCCGCTCCCACGTCGTGATTTGGGACAAGTCAGAGTCTGTCTTCGGTGAAACTTGGTTCGAGGTAGTGACTGAATCAAGTATTGATTCTTTGGCAAATACATTTAGCGCAAACGCGTTTGATTTGCTGATCATCGACGAGCCTCAGAGTTTAAAGGTTGAAACGCTCCGCTTCATCGCTGAGCATTCGGAAGAGTTTGCTTCGTTGCTACTGCTGACTGCCTCTCCCAACCTCAGCAACGCTGAACGCTTTTGTGAATTGTTGCAAATACTCGAGCCGCAACGAATCGAGAGGGCGCGTCGCGAGATCGACCGAGATCCTTTCCATGACGAAGTAACTTGGTCAAAGTCGCGGCTACGTGATTTGGAAGAAGCCGAATTACTGGAAATATTCGATCGTTTTGACCAAAGCTGTGCCGCCGTAACAGATGGGATCATTGACCCAGACTTCGTCCCCGAAGGCGCATCAGCGGCGTTTAGCGAAATTGCGATTCACCGTCGGTCTCGAATGTTGACGGATCTGTCGTGGAGATACCGCCGTGTTCTCAGGTCGTACCGTGAAGACTACCCAGATCACCTGCCTAGGCGACATCCGAGGTCGTTTGACCAAATCGAGCCAACGGAATCCGAGACTCGGCGAGTTTCGCTTGCAATTCGCTATGCAGAAGATCAATTCAGATTGGACACCGAAAGAGCGTCGGTTTTTCTACGGAGAGCGTCAGTAGGCAGTGAATCGTTTCAGTCACAACTGAGAACCTTGCGGCAGAACGAGGACAGAGGAACCAGCCAGATCGAAGAACTGCTAAAGGTCACCAGTCGAGCAAATGCTGACGCTCGTTTGGATTTCTTGGTCGATTGGCTTGTTCGTTTCTGGCGTGACGATCCAACGCGTGAAGTTCTCGTCGCCGCGCAGGACAACGCGACCGTCGAAGAACTTGAACGCGAGATTGAATGGCGAATTCCGATGATCGGGCCGCGTGATCACAGAAGGCCGCTGCGGATTGCGACCGCGCGAGACTCATTCTCCGCTTCAAGTGAGATTGAAGACGATTCCCCCCGGACGTCTGAAGCACTTCGGAGCATGGCCTCTTCGCAACTCCGTGAATTCAAGATGGGTGGAAAGCAGCTTCTGATTGCAACAGATTCATTTCGTCAGTCATACAACTTGCAATCGGCGGACGCATTGATTTTTTACAGTCTTCCCTGGAGGCCGGAAGATGTAGACCAGTGGATTGGTCGAGTCGATCGTCTTGGACGTGGTTTTGTCGCTCCGGAGGTGCGGAAGAGTCCGCCAAAGCCTGTCAAAATTGTTACCATTCACCGAAACGGTGATCCAACGAAGTCCGTCGAGCAGGTATTCAACGAATATCGTGTGTTGGAGTCGGCAGTTGACATGGACCGTGAGCTTGCCGACGACATCTCTACTCGGATCTCCAGCGAGATTTGGTCTCGCGATACAGCACTGGAAAAGCCACCTGCGATTACTCGTAAAGTCCGAGAAGTACAGCCACCAAGCGGCTCTATCTGGAGCGTTTCTAATGCGATCTCGGTTCATTCCGAAATTGCTTTTGGTGACGCACTGGAACCGCAACTCCGTCATACCAAGCCTCTTGGCTTCGTTTCAAATCAGCAAGAGCAATGCCTAGCAAGCTGGATCAAGCTGCTCGAGCAACACCAGCAAGCAGCTGCATGGAAGGTTAGCAAAAAGTACACCGACGGATCACGGCGGGGTGCGATTTATACGTTGTCACAAATGGATTGCGTGGGAATCAGCCTTCCATCCCTAGAAGATCGAAGCCAATCGTTTCCGGCTTTCTTCTTGGCCCGTCGCAATGTCTATTCGCCTCCACGCCTTCGGGTGGTCACGGGTAAGAAGGAGGGGCAAGACCGAGAGGTACTGCTTCAGTTTCTATCCCACGGCTCTAGTTTGCATGAAGAACTGATCCAGACCTATCGCGACGACGGTCGGGTTACCACGCCACTTGGTATCACTCTTTTTGCCATTGGCCCACGTCACTTTCCCAACGGTACATCTCTAATACCAGGAAACTATCCTGTTGGCGTTGGTTTTATAGATGCTGCCTATGCGTATCAGCGGGTTTCACCCACAAGTCTGATCGCGGAGGCGTTTTCAGATGAGACTGGTTCAAGGCGAAAGCAAATGCGTGCTAACCAGGCTATTCAGTTCCAAGCTGGAATTGAAGCTGACCAACGTTTCATACGCATGGTTGCCTCCACCAAGTCGTGTTGCCTAGCTTTTTTCAGTGACGGAAAGCCTTGCAGCGAACGTGACGCCGCGGACTTAATGACCGCGAATTGGAGCCGTGATGAGCGTCCAAACACGAACAATAATCCGGTCGCTCCAAAACTGCATGAAGGATTGCCCCCGCACTTTAAAGCCGCTATCGCGGCAGAGCTGAAGCGTTTCTGGGGGCAAAGCATGGACGAGTTAACAGAACTCGTCGCCGAACGAATAGAAATGATTCGAGTCGAGGCCTTTGATGTCGCCTGGAATCTTCAGGCTGCGATTAATGAAGCCAACCGACAGATCGAGCAGTTGCAATCCGCTCCGAGCGAACAGAACAAACAAACCATACAGCTAACCTACCTGCCGCGAGTTTCCATGTTGCGAGAAGCCCTCCAGATTAGCGAGCACGCTTGTCGTTTGCGGTGCGATCTACTGGAAAAATCGCTTGAGCACTTGCAGCATCCAAGTCCCACCAGTGTCTACTTGCAGGCTGTCGCAGTTGTGGGAATGCAGAATGATCCTGTGCCACTTCCCGAGGAACCCGATGACGATGCCGAGGTAAGCTTGATGGCGAGCGAGTTTGCCACGGCGTCGCCGCCTCAACAAGAATCAACCATCATCGACAAACCGAACAAACCCAGGTAA